Proteins encoded together in one Nostoc sp. PCC 7524 window:
- a CDS encoding lasso peptide → MKKAYAAPQLTVHGNVEDVTNAFGASGANDTIQFNGNTFPGSIIGASGSQNGTINPQ, encoded by the coding sequence ATGAAAAAAGCTTATGCAGCTCCCCAACTAACAGTCCACGGTAATGTTGAAGATGTTACCAATGCTTTTGGTGCATCAGGCGCTAATGATACAATTCAGTTTAACGGTAACACTTTTCCTGGTTCTATCATTGGTGCTAGTGGTTCTCAAAACGGCACAATTAATCCTCAGTAA
- a CDS encoding lasso peptide — MKKAYIAPKLTVHGSVEDVTNAFGTPGANDTVQFAGQTFPGELFGASGSINGSIDPA; from the coding sequence ATGAAAAAAGCTTACATTGCTCCCAAATTGACAGTTCACGGTAGTGTTGAAGATGTTACCAATGCTTTTGGAACACCCGGCGCAAATGATACAGTGCAATTTGCCGGTCAAACTTTCCCTGGTGAGCTATTTGGTGCCAGTGGTTCTATAAACGGTAGTATCGACCCTGCATAA
- a CDS encoding PqqD family peptide modification chaperone has protein sequence MAAQLISSDHSRIVASKEQVYSELQGEAVILDTKSGVYYGLNQVGASIWNIIQSPKSLKEIHEALLAEYDVEPDVCERDLMVLIEDLAAKGLIDITNEASA, from the coding sequence ATGGCAGCACAGCTAATATCATCTGATCATTCCAGGATAGTAGCCAGCAAAGAGCAAGTTTACTCCGAACTCCAAGGAGAAGCAGTGATTCTTGATACCAAGTCCGGCGTTTACTATGGGCTTAATCAGGTAGGGGCTAGCATCTGGAATATTATTCAATCTCCCAAAAGTTTGAAAGAAATTCATGAGGCATTGTTGGCGGAGTACGATGTTGAACCAGATGTGTGTGAGCGTGACCTGATGGTTCTAATTGAAGATTTAGCAGCTAAGGGGCTGATTGATATTACCAATGAAGCGTCTGCTTAA
- a CDS encoding lasso peptide isopeptide bond-forming cyclase, with amino-acid sequence MSGIVGIYHLDGQPVDSKQLTPMVDVLAHRGPDGSNIWCSESVGLGHRMLWTTPESLLEKQPLVNQIGDLVLISDLRIDNRDELISALQFDGWASEKITDSQLVLAAYEKWGEQCPEKLLGDFAFAIWDNRKKVLFCARDHFGIKPLYYFYRPGKHFYFASEIKALLCLPQVPTRLNEVAIANHLHPFTQDKSITAYQEIFRLPPGHAMTVSYKTGLKTSSYWTLAVGDELKLSSDAEYAEAFREIFTEAVRCRLRSAFPVSCHLSGGLDSSSIACVARNILQQEKGSQLHTLSNIFDEVPECDERPYINAVLEQGGLIPHYVNADQSGPISEWQQYFQYIDEPLIGPSHYLVWGLNRATQQASIRIALDGFDGDTTVSHGAVYFAELARQGKWATFLVEAQAVSQHFNTSVVAILSEYGLTYLEELAKQRKWVKFIQTANQISKYFRVSRQKLFVSYGLKNLVPRYILQMWRSLRGYNHHQNYPNPLINPNLAIRLGVNHSHQPPNNTQMPAVTVREDQWQSLTSPLFTTVLELVDQCASAFSMESRHPFMDKRLIEFCLSLPPEQKLNQGWSRIVMRRAMADILPEQVQWRGGKADMTANFQRGVRHFDHQLMDKVIMDDPSRIQEFVNLNSLQEFYNQLMYKTEVTNEAAIIPVWKSVVLALWLSHTQIQP; translated from the coding sequence ATGAGTGGTATTGTCGGTATCTACCACCTAGATGGACAACCAGTAGATAGTAAACAATTGACACCCATGGTTGATGTTCTGGCGCATCGGGGGCCAGATGGATCAAATATATGGTGTTCTGAGTCTGTTGGCTTGGGACATCGAATGTTGTGGACTACTCCTGAATCTTTATTAGAAAAGCAACCCCTAGTTAATCAAATTGGTGATCTAGTTCTGATATCAGACCTACGCATAGACAATCGGGATGAATTAATCTCTGCGTTACAATTCGATGGCTGGGCATCAGAAAAAATTACAGATAGCCAATTAGTGTTGGCAGCTTACGAAAAATGGGGTGAACAATGCCCAGAAAAGTTACTAGGAGATTTTGCCTTTGCAATTTGGGATAACAGAAAGAAGGTATTATTTTGCGCCAGAGATCATTTTGGCATCAAGCCTCTATATTACTTTTACCGACCTGGTAAGCACTTTTACTTTGCTTCTGAGATTAAAGCCCTTTTGTGTTTACCACAAGTTCCCACAAGGCTCAACGAAGTAGCGATCGCCAATCACTTACACCCTTTTACCCAAGATAAATCTATTACTGCTTATCAAGAGATATTCCGATTACCACCCGGACACGCGATGACAGTTAGCTACAAAACAGGGTTAAAGACTAGCTCCTACTGGACTTTAGCAGTGGGTGATGAACTAAAGTTGAGTTCTGATGCAGAATACGCTGAAGCTTTTCGGGAAATCTTTACGGAAGCAGTACGTTGTCGTTTACGTAGCGCCTTCCCTGTAAGTTGCCATTTAAGTGGCGGACTAGATTCCTCATCAATTGCCTGTGTAGCACGGAATATATTACAGCAAGAAAAAGGTTCACAACTGCACACCTTATCTAATATTTTTGATGAAGTTCCTGAATGTGATGAGCGCCCCTATATTAATGCAGTTTTAGAACAGGGTGGTTTGATCCCTCATTATGTCAATGCAGATCAATCCGGCCCCATATCAGAGTGGCAGCAATATTTTCAATATATAGATGAACCATTAATTGGGCCTAGTCACTATTTAGTATGGGGTTTAAATCGTGCTACGCAACAAGCAAGTATACGAATTGCTTTAGATGGCTTTGATGGTGATACAACTGTGTCTCACGGTGCTGTATACTTTGCGGAGTTAGCACGTCAAGGTAAATGGGCTACCTTTTTAGTAGAAGCTCAAGCAGTCTCCCAGCATTTCAATACCTCAGTTGTGGCAATTTTGAGTGAATATGGCCTGACATATCTAGAAGAATTGGCAAAGCAGAGGAAATGGGTAAAGTTTATTCAAACTGCTAATCAAATTAGTAAATATTTTCGGGTTTCTCGTCAGAAATTATTTGTATCATACGGACTAAAAAATTTAGTACCGCGCTACATATTACAGATGTGGCGATCGCTGCGGGGTTACAATCACCATCAAAATTATCCCAATCCTTTGATCAATCCCAACTTGGCAATCAGGCTAGGTGTGAATCACTCTCACCAACCTCCAAACAATACCCAAATGCCAGCAGTGACAGTGAGAGAGGATCAATGGCAAAGCCTCACCTCACCCCTATTTACCACAGTTCTAGAACTTGTAGATCAATGCGCTTCAGCATTTTCGATGGAGTCACGTCATCCTTTTATGGATAAACGACTGATCGAATTTTGCCTATCTCTACCACCAGAGCAGAAGCTCAATCAGGGATGGTCTCGCATAGTTATGCGTAGAGCTATGGCAGATATTCTTCCTGAACAAGTGCAGTGGCGTGGTGGTAAAGCCGATATGACTGCAAATTTTCAACGTGGAGTCCGACATTTTGATCATCAACTCATGGATAAAGTGATTATGGATGATCCTAGTAGGATTCAAGAATTTGTGAATCTCAATTCACTACAGGAATTTTATAACCAGCTTATGTATAAAACAGAGGTGACAAATGAAGCCGCAATAATCCCCGTTTGGAAATCTGTCGTACTAGCTCTTTGGCTGAGTCATACCCAGATACAACCATAA
- a CDS encoding lasso peptide biosynthesis B2 protein, which yields MKRLLKFLLLNHSDRLLLIKTFFLLWFIHIGLWLLPFGQLQQLLAQLSQPNPKVSQTTISKITWAVDVSTKFVPGAKCLPRALTCKVLMTRRGYSAELRIGVAKDEAGKLQAHAWIENQGKVVIGYLTNLSSYTPLPSLPRNGL from the coding sequence ATGAAGCGTCTGCTTAAATTTTTACTCCTCAATCATAGCGATCGCCTACTGTTGATCAAAACGTTTTTCCTGTTGTGGTTTATCCATATAGGTTTGTGGTTATTGCCGTTTGGCCAGTTACAACAACTGTTGGCTCAACTGAGTCAACCCAATCCCAAAGTATCCCAAACCACTATCAGTAAAATTACCTGGGCTGTTGATGTCAGCACCAAGTTTGTACCAGGAGCCAAGTGTTTACCTCGTGCATTGACTTGTAAAGTTTTAATGACTAGGCGTGGTTACTCTGCGGAACTGCGAATTGGCGTTGCTAAGGATGAGGCAGGAAAATTACAAGCTCATGCTTGGATTGAAAATCAAGGAAAAGTTGTCATTGGTTATCTGACAAATCTCTCATCTTACACACCATTACCATCTTTACCAAGGAACGGACTATGA